The Desulfobacterales bacterium genome includes the window TTATCCTCCAGAAACATAGTACAGCAGGCTGACGACATCCTGATCTTCCAGCGGGACCGGCTTTTGATTCAGCATGATTCCGGTATAGACTCGGTCATTTACCTTGACCATCAGCCCCGCCGAAATAAAACCAAGGTCCTTTTCGAATATCAGGGAGTCAATTTTTCCACCGGACAACTCCGACAGGCGGCGCAGCAGATCTTTCAGGGTCTCTTCGCCCTTTCCCAGCAGCAAGGTCTTTTGGGGGCGATGAAAGATGGCCCGGAAGACCGGGCTGAAAACGATTTCAACGGTTTTTAGCGTGTTCATAAAACCTTACCGTCGCCCGCCGTTTTAGATCCAGACCGCGCCGGAATCGGCGCCCGACACCATTTTCCTATATGCGCCCAGAAATCCGGGGGCAGGGTGATCGGGTCGTTTTGGGCCGGCTTTTTGACGTTGCAGCAATTCTTTGTCTGATATGTGCAAGTGAATCCGATTTTCCGGAATATTTATTTCGATGAGATCGCCGTCCTGAACAAACGCCAGGGGCCCTCCGTCCCAGGCTTCCGGACAAACGTGCCCCACGCAGGGGCCCCGGGTGGCGCCTGAAAAACGGCCGTCCGTGACCATGGCCACCGAGGTATGAAGCCCCATGCCCACCAGCATGGCGGCAGGGATCGACAATTCCCGCATCCCGGGCCCGCCCTTGGGGCCTTCGTAGCGGACAACCAGCACCGAACCGGGCTTGACTTCCTTTTCCATTAAAAATTTTCGGACATCTTCTTCCGAGTCAAACACGGATGCCGGCCCCTTATGCGTCAGCATGCGGGGTTCCACCCCGCTTTTTTTAACAACGGCCCCCCCGGGGGCGAGGTTGCCGTACAAAATCGAAAAGCAGCCGTCGGGGGACAGCGGATCCGTCCCCGGCCGTATCACCCGTCCGTCCGGTTCCATCGCGTGTTTCAGAGCGTCTCCCAACCGGCCCCCCATGGCCAGGGGGGCGTCAAGGTCAAGATGGTCCTTGATGCTTTTCATTAGGCTGGGAACCCCGCCGGCATCGTGATAATCGCTGATGTTGAAATCGGCCGAGGGTTTAAACTTTGCGATGAGGGGCACGGAAGCCTGCAGCCGGTCAAAGGCTTTCAGGTCCAGATCAAGCTTCATCAGATGGGTAAGGGCCATCAGGTGCAGGGCAGCGTTGGTGGAGCCGCCGGAAGCCGATATGCATTTAATGCCGTTTTCGAGGCTGGCCCGATTAAAGAATTCTGAAAAGGGCCTTTTTTCATGCACAAGGGCAACGATGCGTTCGCCCACATCGCGGGCCTGACGGGCCTTGGCGCCGTCAAAGGCCAGCATGGTGGTGGCGCCGAAAGGCGCCAGACCGGTGCTTTCCAGAAAACAGCCCATGGTATTGGCCGTTCCCATCATCGAACAGGTCCCGGCCGAGGCGCAGAAGCGCTCCTGCCAGTTTAGAAACGTTTCCTGATCGATCTGGTCGTTGCGGCGCTTGCCGATGGCTTCTTTTAAATCCGGCGTGGTCACGGTACGGTCCTTCAAGCGGCAGGGGAGCATGGCGCCGGCCGTTATAAACAGCGTCGGGATATTGAGGCGGACGGCTGCCATCAGCATGCCGGGCAGTATTTTGTCGCAGGAGCCGAGCATGACCATTCCTTCAAAACCATGGGCGCTGACCATCGCCTCAATGGATGCTGCGATCAAATCCCGCTGGGGCAGAATGAAATGCATGCCCGGCCCCTGGGCCATACCGTCACAGGGGGCGGGGACATTGAACTCCCCGGGCGAACCGCCGGCCGCCCAGATGCCCTCCTTGACCCGACCGGCCAATTCCTTCAAGGGCTGGTGGCCGGGGTTGACGTCCGTCCATGAATTGACCACCGCGATTTGCGGTTTGTCGAGGTCCGTCCGGCGGTACCCGGATGAATGCATCAGACCGCGATAATAGGCCTCGGTGATATCTTCCGGATTTCCCCGGTGTGCGTTCATGATGACGCTCCTTTCTTTTTTCGAAACTCAATATCCAGCATGCGTTCAAAAACCTTTATCAGCGCCCCTTTGTTTTCTGCGCCCAGGCCTTGTCGCAAGGCCATCTGAAAGGTTGCGGTGGTGGCCTGCACCAGCGGCAGGGGAATCTTCTGGTGTGCCGAGATCTCGGCGGCGCTGATCATGTCTTTGTATGCGTGTTTCAACGGATAGCCCTGGTCAAATCGGTTTTCAAGGGCCAACGGCAAGAAAAATTCCGCAGCAAAACTGCGGCCGGTTCCCGTCGTTACCACTTCGGTGACCTTTTCCGGATCCAGCCCGAGCTTGGCTGCCATGGGCAGGACCTCGGCGACACCCGCGCAGCAAATATTAAAGAGCAGCTGGTTGATCAGCTTGGTCAACTGGCCGCTGCCGACGTTTCCCATGTAGACAATTTTGTTTCCAATGGCGTCCAGCAGCGGTCGAAGCGTTTCCAGAAGGGCGGGGTCTCCCCCGAACATGATCGTCAGCTTTCCTTCTTTGGCTCTGGCCTCCATCCCGGAAATCGGAGCGTCGGCAAAAACAATTCCTTTTTCTTTCAGCTTGCGGCCTATTTCCAGTGTCGGCATATAGCTGATGGTGCTCAGATCGACAATCGTCAGGCCCGTTTTGGCGCTGTGAACGATGCCGTTTTCTCCGAATATGACCGATTCAACCACCTGGGTGTCCGGCAGGCTTAGAAAAATCAGGTCGACCTTAGCGGCTAATTCAGCCGGATGCTGAGCAGCTTTGGCGCCCTGGCCGGTGAGGAATTTAACCGCTTCAGGGTTGATATCGCAAACCGTGACATCATAACCGGCCTTTACAATGTTGAGGGACATCCATTTTCCCATTTCTCCCAGTCCGATAAATCCGATTTTCTTGTCCATTTTTTTCTCCAGTTTGTATTTCTGCATAGAAAATCTGGCTTTCAGAGTCAGGTCAGAGTTAACCGACTTTACTATGGATTTTTGTTTGATATTTGGAATTTGACATTTGTAATTTCAACAAAGCAAATCCTCTCTGGGGATAACCAAAGCCTATCCCCCTATGTCAGGATTCTTTACTCCAGTCCCAATAACTTTGCGGGATTGACCGCAGTCATGGTTCGAACATCTTTTTCAGAAATGCCCCGTTTGAGCATTTCATTCATGTAAATTCCCATCTGCTGTGCTGCCGGCGGATTCAGCCACTGGCCCGCATCCGTGGACATGATGTTGTATTTTGCTCCCATGGTTTTGACGACGTTGAAAAGGTCCTGGATTTGTAAGGGATGCGATACCTGACGGGTCACGTCGTTCCAGGTATGTTCCAGGTAGGTGGCTCCCAGGTCGAGGATCTCTTTCATATCTTCGATGCTGTAATGAACGAAAGTTGCGGCCGGATGGGTGACCACGATCCGTTTGACGCCGCGGCCGGCAGCCTCTTTTACGGCAACCTTGGCTTCCTCCATGGTAACATGCCCGGTTCCCAGAATGGCATCATACTCGGCGATCAAATCAAAGATGGGGAAAAGGTCTTCACGCAGACTGCCGTCTTTGTTGAGCAGGTAGATTCCCTGTACATCGCTGCCGATTTCGGTGGCCAGGTTGGCCACATGGCTCTTGTTCTGGACAAAGTACTGGGCGTGCACTGTCGGCAGCCAGACCTGCTTGGCGCCCAGTTTCAGCGCCATTTTGACCGCGTGTTTGTTGATGCCCCCATTGGTGAGGTTCAGGGCAATGCCGCCGAACACCTTAAAGTCGGCGACCTCCGAAGCAATTTGGGCCCGGCTGGCGGTTTCAAAATAATGGTTTTTCACCAGTATGGCGCGCATTCCGTTTTCCTTGGCTGAAAGCGCCAGTTCAACGTCGTTTAACAGGCGCGGATACACATCCGGCGCCGAGTGGATGTGAAAGTCGATGGCCCCTTCCAGCAAAGTTGTCACATTGTTTTCAAATCTGAATTTCATTAAAGCTGTTCCTCCTTAGGTTAAATTCCGAATGGATTCGGATAAAATAAATATGGTTTAAAGGGTCTTCGGCCGCTTCCGGTTCATAACGGTAGCCACCGCCAACAGCCCGAGTCCGATGAGGTCCGAATATATGTTCGGAACAAACAGGCAAAAGGCGCCGATTCCCAGAAGAATACGATCCATCACATTGGCCAGCCGCAGCCAGTACCCCTGCATCATGCCGGCATAGGCAATGATCCCGATGGTTGCGCTCAGAATCGTCTCGAGCACGTTCGGCCAACTGCCGTCGAGGAGCAAAGGCGTATAGGCAAACAGAAACGGCATGATAAAAAGCGGTGAAGCCAGCCGCACGGCTGTAAATCCGGCACGGTTGGGGTCGCACTTGGCGATGCCGGATGCCGCAAAAGCCACCAGGGCCACGGGCGGCGTGACCCCCCCGGTTTCACAGAACCAGAAAACGATTAAGTGGGCCGACAGCAAGGGGATGCCGTAGTCCATCAGAGAGGGAACGGCCAGAACCGAAAGCAGAATATAGGTGGCGGTGATGGTCACCCCCATGCCGATGATATAACCGCCGATGGCAACCAGTATCAGCGTCAATGGCAGAATCCCCTGGGAAAGCGCCAGCACCACCGAGGAGAATTTGATGCCGACCCCGGTCATGGTGACCGTACCGATGATGATGCCGATCACGCCGGCGGTGGATCCCACCATCAGAAAAGTTTTGGAGCCGTCGATGAGGGCATCGAGAACTTTGGGGGGCGTCATGCGCGTTTCTTTGCGGATAAAGCTTAAGAGATAGGTGGACAGAATGGCGTAAAACGCGGCAATATTGGCGGAATAACCCATCATGAGAGCGCCCAGTATGACAAAAATGGGCAGCAGCAGATATCCCTTGTACAAAAGGGCGCGTTTTAAATTGGGAATATTTTCCGGTGAAAGCCCTTCCAGGCCCCGCCGGGCGGCGATAAAATGCACCATCATCCCGACGCCCAGGAAATAAAGAAAAGAAGGAATGATGGACACCTTGACGATATCAAAATAAGGGGTATCCGTAAAAGCCGCGATGAGAAAAGCTGACGCTCCCATGACCGGGGGCATGAACTGACCGCCGGTGGATGCCGCCGCTTCAACGGCAGCAGCCACATGGGGACGATACCCGGCCTTCTTCATCATGGGGATGGTATAGGACCCGGTGGCCACCGCATTGGCAGCGGAAGAACCGGTGACCGAACCGATGAATCCGCTGGCGATTACCGCCACTTTTGCCGGTCCGCCGCGGGTTCCGCCGGCCAATGCCAGTGAGATTTCATTGATGGCCGGCCCGGCCCCGGCGGCCTGCAGGAAGGTGGCGAAAATAACAAAGGGGAAGATAAAGGTGGCGTAGGTGTTGGTGACAATGCCGTAAATACCCCCCATGCTGCAGGATAAAAATTCAATGATGCGCGGAAGCGTATAACCATAATGGCCCAGAATTCCCGGTACATAAGGGCCGAAATAGGCATACAGCAGGAATAGCGCCGCCAGGGTGGTGAGGACATATCCCACCACCCGCCGGGCGACTTCAAAGGAGAGGATAAGCAGGATCGCGCCCATGATGATGTCCGTCCGGTTCGGATTTCCGATGCGTTTGACGCCGAATTCCGGGTAGGTGATGATCCAGTAGCTGATTACTGTAATGGTCGCGGCGCACAAAATCCAATCATAAAAAGGAATTTTATATTCCTTTGATCCGCGTCTGAAAGGAAACAGGAGAAAGATGAGCACATAGGTCAGCAGAAGGTATCCGCCGCGATGCAGCTCAATACTGACCAAACCAAAACCGCTGGTATAGATAAAATATAGGGTAAACAGAGCGGCGAGCGTGTTCACAAATATCTTGGAAATACCGTCTAACTGTCTCATCTATGGCGTACCTTCCTTGGTTGAGGAGTGCGAGTTACGGGTTACGCGTTATGGGTCATTGTGTGTTTCACTTGGCGCGGGACGGTACCGGGGGTGATCATAACCCGTTTCAGGTCATCTTCAGTCCCACACCCGCAATCCGCAACTCGTAACCCGATATCTCCTTCCCCGGGTTT containing:
- a CDS encoding DUF6282 family protein, translating into MKFRFENNVTTLLEGAIDFHIHSAPDVYPRLLNDVELALSAKENGMRAILVKNHYFETASRAQIASEVADFKVFGGIALNLTNGGINKHAVKMALKLGAKQVWLPTVHAQYFVQNKSHVANLATEIGSDVQGIYLLNKDGSLREDLFPIFDLIAEYDAILGTGHVTMEEAKVAVKEAAGRGVKRIVVTHPAATFVHYSIEDMKEILDLGATYLEHTWNDVTRQVSHPLQIQDLFNVVKTMGAKYNIMSTDAGQWLNPPAAQQMGIYMNEMLKRGISEKDVRTMTAVNPAKLLGLE
- a CDS encoding TRAP transporter permease; translation: MRQLDGISKIFVNTLAALFTLYFIYTSGFGLVSIELHRGGYLLLTYVLIFLLFPFRRGSKEYKIPFYDWILCAATITVISYWIITYPEFGVKRIGNPNRTDIIMGAILLILSFEVARRVVGYVLTTLAALFLLYAYFGPYVPGILGHYGYTLPRIIEFLSCSMGGIYGIVTNTYATFIFPFVIFATFLQAAGAGPAINEISLALAGGTRGGPAKVAVIASGFIGSVTGSSAANAVATGSYTIPMMKKAGYRPHVAAAVEAAASTGGQFMPPVMGASAFLIAAFTDTPYFDIVKVSIIPSFLYFLGVGMMVHFIAARRGLEGLSPENIPNLKRALLYKGYLLLPIFVILGALMMGYSANIAAFYAILSTYLLSFIRKETRMTPPKVLDALIDGSKTFLMVGSTAGVIGIIIGTVTMTGVGIKFSSVVLALSQGILPLTLILVAIGGYIIGMGVTITATYILLSVLAVPSLMDYGIPLLSAHLIVFWFCETGGVTPPVALVAFAASGIAKCDPNRAGFTAVRLASPLFIMPFLFAYTPLLLDGSWPNVLETILSATIGIIAYAGMMQGYWLRLANVMDRILLGIGAFCLFVPNIYSDLIGLGLLAVATVMNRKRPKTL
- a CDS encoding dihydroxy-acid dehydratase; the protein is MNAHRGNPEDITEAYYRGLMHSSGYRRTDLDKPQIAVVNSWTDVNPGHQPLKELAGRVKEGIWAAGGSPGEFNVPAPCDGMAQGPGMHFILPQRDLIAASIEAMVSAHGFEGMVMLGSCDKILPGMLMAAVRLNIPTLFITAGAMLPCRLKDRTVTTPDLKEAIGKRRNDQIDQETFLNWQERFCASAGTCSMMGTANTMGCFLESTGLAPFGATTMLAFDGAKARQARDVGERIVALVHEKRPFSEFFNRASLENGIKCISASGGSTNAALHLMALTHLMKLDLDLKAFDRLQASVPLIAKFKPSADFNISDYHDAGGVPSLMKSIKDHLDLDAPLAMGGRLGDALKHAMEPDGRVIRPGTDPLSPDGCFSILYGNLAPGGAVVKKSGVEPRMLTHKGPASVFDSEEDVRKFLMEKEVKPGSVLVVRYEGPKGGPGMRELSIPAAMLVGMGLHTSVAMVTDGRFSGATRGPCVGHVCPEAWDGGPLAFVQDGDLIEINIPENRIHLHISDKELLQRQKAGPKRPDHPAPGFLGAYRKMVSGADSGAVWI
- a CDS encoding MoaD/ThiS family protein yields the protein MNTLKTVEIVFSPVFRAIFHRPQKTLLLGKGEETLKDLLRRLSELSGGKIDSLIFEKDLGFISAGLMVKVNDRVYTGIMLNQKPVPLEDQDVVSLLYYVSGG
- a CDS encoding NAD(P)-dependent oxidoreductase, with the protein product MDKKIGFIGLGEMGKWMSLNIVKAGYDVTVCDINPEAVKFLTGQGAKAAQHPAELAAKVDLIFLSLPDTQVVESVIFGENGIVHSAKTGLTIVDLSTISYMPTLEIGRKLKEKGIVFADAPISGMEARAKEGKLTIMFGGDPALLETLRPLLDAIGNKIVYMGNVGSGQLTKLINQLLFNICCAGVAEVLPMAAKLGLDPEKVTEVVTTGTGRSFAAEFFLPLALENRFDQGYPLKHAYKDMISAAEISAHQKIPLPLVQATTATFQMALRQGLGAENKGALIKVFERMLDIEFRKKKGASS